In Chaetodon trifascialis isolate fChaTrf1 chromosome 6, fChaTrf1.hap1, whole genome shotgun sequence, one DNA window encodes the following:
- the kntc1 gene encoding kinetochore-associated protein 1, whose amino-acid sequence MAMWSDVELLTNEDTNTVRFGSVSREENGSGLYQVDTLVKISTANEVQADPRLSSSSGSNWSIVVADKTVILFDQSYQTILLLLHFETDVDAIDVCLEGQFLVVCERNGNLHLIYVPHKRILLTRVLVEKPSSEDKKTYRYLIIEEDKASLGMYHVFLLIKDGFFHITNLALAKIETAIEKMDMGALKELQSLIKIDFCSTMDYHDEGCSTAVMFNLDSDIHLLIGGDKENVVTHWTMDPRQAKMCLAHSVNNSLIPGVRKMVVVEHLLYILDTEDTLSLWDLHFLVMIHCWPDLAVNDFELTTECGSASMVAQDKGSMKMITLTKQDNSQINSLQIRCLPSMTVCYSLDVSSVSCLVQTKINMDTFYLVEGICENPESRGEPVSSVVVRCFTEALPENRLSRLLHKHMFEEAEKFAITFELDLELVYKVKLDFVLEQLASASVGGYGQDVWSELVEEAKTNLMKITDEQYVVEYCLKAPWPTFETAEKMLNHAATRYSSLQIQEALARLATFCSLHGAENFNGIAWIEFLNSNDNLGDILTHLREGDLKGAQLLWLRYEGQVAAEFDESKLEAVLSAIPEDLPSQDLCAWFRTVFVPFVRRVLRTGQKILARWLEQRARNLELTEKGAWPQNGLDLAVLGLPSLWTWMKSDDDYGAEEVENLKSLVSNLRQLLDLHRKYNCRLSLSVFEKGSVRSVAFLMLDKVPAPELIAATVENSILPYAEEHKIPFDELLLQYIKDLLERCSSQTTTLFTEWEAKAVAVLGCMSDTDLMVDAVLEIMQKAVVPWSNVVEKLVQQYLEMDGPKQELLKESYRLMEIRKLLRSYGIRNFNLSNNTQIMTLIRYILKQDLPMSLEDSLTLAEAYKLSTSQINYLYLIQLIGQGKTEECMTVLKKLSSAEAECVIDRLTSWARLQLQDKDHISDEHKKHQMVIAQVTVDALKYLHIIQKHDALKSMECENNLIMFKAIAHLQEDFDVFFTPSNYEDPKIRKQIQERHITAYENTRGRHSSKGKAMTTPVVANDPDGKTKTISTEAGLRRLGRQLQRTEQELWSDLALRALRVGKVDKALKILSELYEHHCNTSTGKVLFTAAKTLCQMLEADVPMVLPDGMDLPAVIHDLACQAITVCHSDLLLDCLELCKCTRIAMDVYHQCQLSDNYGFIAKDLTSEAEKDPCSQWSFQDVFNEDCIVLDPVSVLPVQYEITNCLLPISQDTKLYPLDCSCLSHCSFEDGSKYLPPLLGPLSNMLQMLQECSQLELALRVLVNSYGSCLQHVTSNVMDTKLSVKLYDIQELNKYSICLNDLRKTTASALNAVAVALLNKVFNWRVVDCDLAIGLCTLLSKADVFKILWKVIDNTWQNYDKILAVARVGANLCCLYNELEEQEKFLSVITDAEWGIKLGKLEISIQPVFRQRPEMKSSLIPDLVKNRRITPDIILQYCSTFGLDCDRVINQYITTLLLVQEDEEGAGDPGTGHEEVQPLCHADALERVLQILPMLHSTSELTESLSAAIFKLSPYNYERIEVVLKIIQAADENVTSFSISQAMGLLQHLKSYKRVSPASDLENTYFLENSLLPNPLSDSRLPFHLLMQTKHYWKIISPELSEETFPTLLLISKLMKVNLDKLYMSAANHVFEKKMKPLLLEQRKKGQGHGYNKETFKVAKIMMKYIQCIQSPEWAAATAHKITQELPPGYEKTQSLRFCLSLGDAWLKDPNLEEAARARGETFLSKLKLQFQRSATENILITSQLNSPEYLKLTGLPARLIVALYEQSGVEQHYGNTGGQTYADIHAVVKEIATINSVDVLKIRNMMLEKWICKTGPAVSKDTGNYECVSNIEEDPDLMRVVYMLQSCPMDDAVRLLNPILSAETWPLSTSGPRLTFCHRTRALLCLVRLADAATLEAQLQIPRTKIQYYLKCYIFVSQLEALNIPYTVQSFLSSPKEGLVKGLWKNHSHEPQAVRLVADLCLEYQVYDPQLWNSLLQKLLGFNLISHLQRVLEAVVAVPALWEISSFSRTWRSMILAPFVSASVPLSPDQKATLYRTFVLLLKCPFLLSLDLIGIANRFAQFNLPAFALGTLLLIPCANKKSQQIQGFLSTCNPVAVLEQVEELMNTGELAGIPSQVRETVLTFISENGQHQKLFKTKHFTSLKQLLVSSGQPHQVKDLVDYMISQNCPDDADSLAREFMKQRQHQRGKTLTNGSPSPRCMKEFLNCKMQNGVSG is encoded by the exons ATGGCGATGTGGAGCGACGTTGAACTTTTGACCAACGAGGATACAAACACTGTCCGTTTCGGCAGTGTGTCAAGGGAAGAAAATGGTAGCGGCTTGTATCAGGTGGATACTCTGGTCAAAATCTCCACTGCCAATGAG GTGCAGGCAGAcccccgtctctcctcctccagtggTTCAAACTGGAGCATCGTTGTTGCTGACAAGACGGTTATCCTGTTTGATCAAAGCTATCAGACcatcctgctgcttcttcactTTG aaaCTGATGTGGATGCCATTGATGTGTGCCTGGAAGGACAGTTTTTGGTGGTCTGTGAAAGAAATGGAAACCTTCATTTGATCTATGTTCCACACAAGAGGATCCTTCTCACCAGG GTTTTGGTGGAGAAACCATCCAGTGAAGATAAGAAAACGTATCGTTATCTCATCATAGAAGAGGACAAGGCATCCTTGG GGATGTACCATGTGTTCCTTCTCATAAAGGATGGTTTTTTCCACATTACAAACCTTGCACTGGCAAAGATTGAGACAG CCATTGAAAAAATGGACATGGGAGCCTTGAAAGAG CTCCAGTCTCTCATCAAGATAGACTTCTGCTCCACCATGGATTACCATGACGAGGGCTGCAGTACAGCAGTGATGTTCAATCTGGACAGTGACATCCACTTACTGATTGGG GGGGATAAAGAAAATGTTGTGACTCACTGGACAATGGACCCTCGTCAGGCCAAGATGTGCCTTGCTCACTCTGTCAACAATAGCTTAATTCCAG GTGTGAGGaagatggtggtggtggaacATCTCTTGTATATTCTGGACACTGAG GACACCCTGAGTCTTTGGGACCTACACTTCCTTGTCATGATTCACTGTTGGCCGGATCTTGCCGTTAATGACTTTGAACTCACTACAGAATGTGGCTCTGCCTCGATGGTGGC CCAAGACAAGGGCAGCATGAAGATGATAACACTGACAAAGCAGGACAACAGTCAG ATCAACTCACTGCAAATAAGGTGTCTGCCCTCCATGACTGTTTGCTACTCTCTAGATGTCTCTTCAGTCTCTTGTCTTGtccagacaaaaataaacatg GACACGTTTTATTTAGTTGAAGGGATTTGTGAGAACCCAGAAAG TCGAGGAGAGCCTGTATCTTCCGTTGTTGTCAGATGCTTCACAGAGGCTTTGCCTGAGAACAG ACTTAGCAGACTTCTTCACAAACACATGTTTGAAGAGGCTGAAAAGTTTGCCATCACATTTGAGCTGGATTTAGAG CTTGTTTACAAGGTGAAGCTTGACTTTGTGCTGGAGCAGCTGGCCTCTGCATCAGTTGGTGGCTATGGACAGGATGTGTGGTCTGAACTTGTGGAGGAAGCAAAAACCAACCTGATGAAGATCACA GATGAGCAGTACGTGGTGGAATACTGCCTCAAGGCTCCGTGGCCGACCTttgagacagcagagaagatGCTCAACCATGCTGCCACACGATACTCCTCCTTACAGATCCAAGAGGCCTTGGCCAGGCTGGCAACATTCTGCAGCCTCCATGGTGCAGAAAACTTCAA TGGTATTGCCTGGATAGAGTTTCTGAACAGCAATGACAATTTAGGAGACATTCTGACCCATCTAAGAGAAGGAGACTTGAAGGGTGCACAGCTCCTTTGGCTCAGATATGAG GGACAGGTTGCAGCAGAGTTTGATGAGAGCAAGCTTGAAGCCGTGCTCAGTGCCATCCCAGAGGACCTCCCATCCCAAGACCTCTGTGCTTGGTTCAGGACAgtttttgttccttttgtgAGGAGAGTGCTTCGAACAGGACAG AAAATCCTGGCTAGGTGGCTGGAGCAGAGGGCAAGGAACCTGGAGTTAACAGaaaag GGTGCTTGGCCCCAGAACGGGTTGGACTTGGCTGTGCTTGGACTGCCCTCACTGTGGACATGGATGAAATCT GATGATGATTATGGTGCAGAAGAGGTGGAGAACCTCAAGTCCCTGGTGTCCAACCTCCGTCAGCTCCTAGACCTCCATCGGAAATACAACTGCAGACtttctctttcagtctttgAGAAG GGAAGTGTACGAAGTGTCGCGTTCCTCATGCTGGACAAAGTGCCAGCTCCAGAGCTGATCGCCGCCACAGTGGAGAACAGTATCCTGCCGTATGCTGAAGAGCACAAGATTCCTTTTGATGAGCTGCTCCTACAGTATATCAAG GATCTGCTGGAGCGCTGCAGTTCTCAGACCACAACACTTTTCACAGAATGGGAAGCCAAGGCAGTGGCTGTGCTAGGCTGCATGAGTGATACTGAC CTGATGGTGGATGCTGTCCTGGAGATCATGCAGAAAGCCGTAGTGCCCTGGAGTAATGTGGTAGAAAAACTGGTTCAGCAGTATCTAGAGATGGATGGACCCAA ACAGGAGCTTTTAAAGGAAAGCTACCGCCTAATGGAGATCAGGAAACTTCTGAGGAGCTATGGGATCCGCAACTTCAACCTCTCTAACAACACTCAAATTATG ACACTGATTAGATACATCCTGAAGCAAGACTTGCCAATGTCTTTAGAGGACTCCCTAACATTAGCTGAAGCATACAAGCTTTCAACCTCGCAGATAAATTACTTGTATCTCATCCAGCTGATTGGCCAAGGAAAG ACTGAGGAATGCATGACTGTCCTGAAGAAGCTGTCCTCAGCAGAGGCAGAGTGCGTGATCGACCGTCTCACGTCCTGGGCTCGGCTGCAGCTGCAAGACAAAGACCACATATCTgatgag CACAAGAAACACCAGATGGTCATCGCTCAGGTGACGGTGGATGCTCTGAAATACCTGCATATAATTCAAAAAC ATGATGCTCTGAAAAGCATGGAGTGTGAAAACAACCTCATCATGTTCAAGGCCATCGCCCACCTACAG GAGgactttgatgttttctttacCCCCTCCAACTATGAGGATccaaaaatcagaaaacagatCCAGGAGCGTCACATCACTGCCTACGAGAACACACGTGGCCGCCATTCTTCGAAGGGGAAAGCTATGACAACTCCAGTTGTGGCCAATGATCCCGATGGCAAGACCAAGACTATTTCCACAGAAGCTGGCTTACGTCGTCTGGGAAGGCAGCTGCAGCGCACCGAACAGGAGCTCTGGTCTGACTTGGCCCTGCGAGCTCTGCGAGTGGGAAAGGTGGACAAGGCCCTCAAGATCCTCAG TGAGCTGTATGAACACCACTGTAACACCAGCACAGGGAAGGTTTTGTTCACTGCTGCCAAGACGTTATGCCAGATGCTGGAGGCGGATGTGCCCATGGTGCTTCCTGATGGCATGGATTTGCCAGCAGTTATCCACGATCTGGCCTGCCAAGCCATCACCGTGTGCCACTCAG ATCTGCTCCTGGACTGTCTGGAGCTTTGCAAGTGCACACGGATAGCTATGGATGTCTATCACCAGTGTCAGTTATCAGACAACTATGGGTTTATAGCCAAG GATTTGACCTCGGAGGCAGAAAAGGATCCATGTTCTCAGTGGAGTTTTCAGGATGTGTTTAATGAAGATTGCATTGTTCTGGACCCAGTGTCTGTGCTTCCAGTCCAGTATGAAATCACCAACTGCTTGTTGCCTATTTCTCAGG ACACCAAACTGTACCCACTGGACTGCTCCTGTCTGTCCCACTGCTCATTTGAAGACG GTTCAAAATACCTGCCACCCCTCCTGGGTCCCCTGTCCAACATGTTACAGATGTTACAGGAGTGCAGTCAGCTGGAGCTGGCCCTCAGGGTGCTGGTCAACTCGTATGGCAGCTGCCTGCAGCATGTCACCTCTAATGTTATGGACACAAAGCTCAGTGTAAAG CTTTATGATATCCAAGAGCTTAACAAATACAGCATATGCTTGAATGACCTTCGAAAGACAACTGCTTCAGCTCTGAATGCTGTTGCTGTGGCTCTTTTGAACAAG GTGTTCAACTGGAGGGTGGTCGATTGTGATTTGGCTATTGGACTCTGTACACTCCTCTCCAAAGCAGATGTCTTCAAAATACTGTGGAAGGTTATTGACAACACCTGGCAAAACTATGACAAAATCTTG GCTGTGGCCAGGGTCGGGGCCAATCTCTGCTGCTTATATAATGAGCTGGAGGAGCAAGAGAAGTTTCTCTCCGTCATCACTGATGCTGAATGGGGCATCAAGCTCGGCAAGTTGGAG ATTTCCATCCAGCCAGTGTTTCGTCAGCGGCCTGAGATGAAGAGTAGCCTGATCCCTGATCTGGTGAAAAACAGGAGGATCACCCCAGACATTATTCTCCAGTACTGCAG CACCTTTGGTCTAGACTGTGACCGTGTGATCAACCAGTACATTACCACCTTACTGCTGGTCCAAGAGGACGAGGAAGGTGCAGGTGATCCGGGCACAGGCCACGAAGAGGTGCAGCCTCTGTGTCATGCAGATGCGCTGGAGCGAGTCCTGCAGATTCTCCCGATGTTACACAGCACCAGCGAGCTCACGGAGAGCCTCAGTGCTGCCATATTCAAG CTCAGCCCTTACAACTATGAGAGGATTGAAGTAGTGCTGAAGATCATACAGGCTGCAGATGAGAATGTGACGAGCTTTTCTATTAGCCAG GCTATGGGCCTCCTTCAGCACCTGAAGTCCTACAAGCGAGTCTCTCCTGCCTCAGACTTGGAGAACACGTATTTTCTGGAAAACAGCCTTCTGCCAAACCCTCTGTCCGACAGCAGACTGCCCTTCCACCTTCTCATGCAGACCAAACATTACTGGAAGATTATCT ctcCTGAGCTCAGTGAGGAGACCTTCCCTACACTTCTTCTGATTAGCAAACTGATGAAG GTCAATCTTGACAAGTTATACATGTCTGCAGCAAACCACGTGTTTGAGAAGAAGATGAAACCTTTACTCTTAGAGCAAAGGAAAAAGGGTCAGGGTCATGGCTATAACAAGGAGACTTTTAAGGTGGCCAAGATCATGATGAAGTACATCCAGTGTATCCAGAGCCCAGAGTGGGCAGCCGCCACAGCCCACAAGATCACCCAGGAGCTGCCACCAG GCTATGAGAAGACACAGTCACTCAGGTTCTGCTTGTCTCTTGGAGATGCCTGGCTGAAAGATCCAAACCTCGAG GAGGCAGCACGGGCCAGAGGGGAGACCTTCCTGTCCAAGCTGAAGCTGCAGTTCCAGCGCTCGGCTACTGAGAATATCTTGATAACCAGCCAGCTGAACAGCCCAGAGTATCTGAAACTGACGGGGCTGCCAGCCAGACTCATCGTGGCCCTGTATGAGCAGAGCGGTGTGGAGCAGCACTACGGAAACACAGGAGGTCAGACTTATGCTG ACATACATGCAGTGGTGAAGGAAATAGCCACAATCAACAGTGTGGATGTCCTGAAAATCCGTAACATGATGTTGGAAAAATGGATCTGCAAAACAGGCCCTGCTGTTAGCAAG GACACTGGAAATTATGAATGTGTCAGTAACATTGAGGAGGACCCAGACTTAATGAG GGTGGTGTACATGCTGCAGTCTTGCCCCATGGACGATGCTGTCCGTCTTCTAAACCCTATCCTATCTGCCGAAACCTGG CCCCTCAGCACTTCTGGGCCTCGTCTGACCTTCTGCCATCGGACCCGAGCGCTGCTTTGTCTTGTCCGCCTCGCTGATGCGGCCACTCTGGAGGCTCAGTTGCAGATTCCCAGGACCAAAATTCA ATACTACCTAAAGTGCTACATCTTTGTCTCTCAACTGGAGGCATTAAACATCCCTTACACAGTGCAGTCTTTCCTGAGCAGTCCCAAAGAGGGCTTGGTGAAAGGACTGTGGAAGAACCACAGTCATGAGCCACAG GCGGTGCGGTTGGTGGCAGACCTGTGCTTGGAGTATCAAGTGTACGACCCTCAGCTGTGGAACAGTCTGCTTCAGAAGCTGCTGGGCTTCAACCTG ATCAGCCACCTCCAGAGGGTGCTAGAGGCTGTAGTGGCTGTGCCTGCTCTGTGGGAG ATTTCTAGTTTCTCCAG
- the rsrc2 gene encoding arginine/serine-rich coiled-coil protein 2 — MSASDNDSVDLTRTGSPVHHRKKHGMESSRSPRSSKHHHSRSRSRSRDRKRDRKYRRSRSRSKEARKRDSQKPSKSHRKTDEQQEPERLSAENGEERSRRKDRRPSKGRSLSRSHSRERRHHSKSRDKRRSRSRSRDRKKKAKSRSGSRTKHRHHSRSRSKSRERKKRSEKVRRKSRSRSVNPPAFRGRNTAMDAQEALARRLERAKKLQEQKEKEMFEKQQQQQQEIAAVAAPIAAAAAAAAAAASNPGLNVAALLASGTQVTPQIAMAAQMAALQAKTLAETGIAVPSYYNPSSVNPMKFAEQEKKRKMLWQGKKDGDKSQTAELWEKLNFGNKDQNVKFRKLMGIKGDDDAEVSKPINDEGMKTLQKQEEMFRNLDVQYEMARSQTHTQRGMGLGFSSSFSRGMDSI; from the exons ATGTCG GCAAGTGACAACGACTCTGTCGACTTGACCAGAACAGGTTCCCCAGttcatcacagaaaaaaacacgGCATGGAGTCATCCAGATCTCCCAGAAGCTCCAAACACCACCATTCACGGTCAAGGTCACGCTCCAGGGACCGAAAAC GTGACAGAAAATACAGACGGAGTCGCAGCAGGAGCAAAGAG GCACGAAAGAGAGACTCTCAGAAGCCAtccaaatcacacagaaaaacagatgagcAGCAAGAACCAGAAAGACTGTCAGCTGAGAATGGAGAGGAACGGTCCAGACGCAAAGACAGGAGGCCCTCAAAGGGCCGGAGTCTGTCCAGGTCACACTCACGAGAGAG GCGGCATCACAGCAAAAGTAGGGACAAACGGCGATCACGGTCGCGCAGCCGGGACAGGAAGAAGAAGGCCAAGTCTCGCTCAGGTTCAAGGACCAAACATCGTCATCATAGCAGAAGTCGCAGTAAGAGCAG GGAGCGGAAGAAAAGGAGTGAGAAAGTGCGTAGAAAGAGTCGAAGCAGGTCTGTTAATCCACCTGCCTTCCGGGGCCGAAACACAGCAATGGATGCACAAGAGGCCCTGGCCAGAAG GCTGGAGAGAGCCAAGAAACTAcaggagcagaaggagaaggaaatgtttgagaaacagcagcagcaacagcaggagaTAGCTGCAG tggcTGCCCCTattgcagctgctgcagctgctgctgcagcggccGCCTCAAACCCCGGCCTCAATGTGGCAGCCCTCCTGGCCTCTGGGACACAGGTCACACCTCAGATCGCTATGGCAGCACAGATGGCAGCCCTTCAAGCAAAAACACTGGCAGAGACTGGTATTGCTGTGCCCAGCTACTATAACCCATCTTCTGTAAACCCCATGAAGTTTGCAgagcaagagaaaaagaggaagatgcTATGGCAGGGAAAGAAGGACGGG GACAAATCCCAGACAGCTGAGTTGTGGGAGAAGCTAAACTTTGGAAACAAGGACCAAAATGTTAAATTTCGCAAACTAATGGGTATTAAA GGAGATGATGATGCAGAAGTTTCCAAACCAATTAACGATGAAGGCATGAAGACCCTTCAAAAGCAGGAGGAGATGTTCAGGAACCTTGATGTTCAGTATGAGATGGCTCGGTCTCAGACGCACACTCAGAGGGGAATGGGCCTCGgcttctcctcctcattttcACGTGGAATGGATTCTATCTAG
- the LOC139332469 gene encoding uncharacterized protein, producing MSDCAAVHLTLPQWDGGSRKIRFIYLVNHTSFRLTDCPNRSPVVPLYLGADLFSNTDIRTENHPRHHAKFAKKGLATKIHFSSAVRFRGLKVSAVNNCLWFYSVQGLFRVAFEMYSQQEQLAVLENLQDVWKSHINDSPLKVSYSLSVQLDFALSSCSHGKESRNEMPPPQHCQVGSDTVDVYGSDTGDDASADHDYCSFPKQSSVLSTVRQKLHSLDNKLSSDTQSYTELDTILLLLENVDQCINGNLEEKDVTETVLALLTAKDWGCVYSSSLLSCIGRWLGQQFHAAYSSISQKVEGFKVHHIERISDLPPAEELATELFPEAMKTLLLHWMGLSEESNLEKRRSEYPILLLILEFANHNLITGVAHVLYSSLICK from the exons ATGTCAGATTGCGCAGCCGTCCATTTAACTTTACCGCAGTGGGACGGGGGCTCACGGAAAATTCGCTTTATTTACTTGGTGAATCACACGTCGTTCAGGCTGACAGACTGTCCCAACAGA AGTCCAGTGGTTCCTCTCTATTTAGGAGCTGATCTCTTCTCCAACACCGACATCCGTACAGAGAACCATCCCAGGCACCACGCCAAATTTGCCAAGAAAGGATTagcaacaaaaatacatttttcctcAG CGGTCAGGTTCCGTGGGTTGAAGGTGTCTGCTGTAAATAACTGCCTCTGGTTCTACAGCGTTCAGGGACTTTTTCGAGTAGCCTTTGAAATGTACAGTCAACAAGAGCAGCTTGCTGTGCTAGAGAACCTCCAG GATGTTTGGAAATCGCATATAAATGACAGCCCTCTGAAAGTGAGTTACAGCCTCAGTGTGCAGCTCGACTTTGCACTGTCCAGCTGCTCGCATGGTAAAGAATCAAGGAATGAAATGCCACCGCCTCAGCACTGCCAGGTTGGCAGTGACACGGTGGATGTATATGGCAGTGATACAGGTGATGATGCATCAGCAGATCACGATTATTGTTCTTTTCCCAAGCAAAGCTCGGTTTTATCTACAGTGAGACAGAAATTGCACAGCTTGGACAACAAACTCTCCTCTGACACTCAAAGCTACACAGAACTGGACACCATCTTGCTGCTTTTGGAGAACGTTGATCAGTGCATAAATGGGAATCTAGAAGAAAAGGATGTGACAGAAACTGTGTTAGCCCTGCTTACAGCCAAAGACTGGGGCTGTGTGTATTCAAGTTCCCTGCTTAGTTGTATAGGACGTTGGCTTGGCCAGCAGTTTCATGCAGCCTACAGTAGCATCAGCCAGAAAGTTGAGGGCTTTAAAGTTCATCATATTGAACGAATTAGTGATTTGCCACCTGCGGAGGAACTGGCCACAGAGCTATTCCCAGAAGCCATGAAAACACTGTTGCTTCATTGGATGGGCCTAAGTGAAGAGTCCAACCTGGAGAAGAGACGCAGCGAGTACCCAATCCTGCTCCTAATCCTTGAGTTTGCCAACCACAACCTCATCACTGGTGTGGCTCATGTGCTGTACTCCAGTCTTATATGTAAATGA